The sequence tgtggaatcaagacctctaagcccatcatggtcagctcaggcttgtgagctgtatacCCTATATAGGGCCCTAGAATTATTAAAATGGGACTATATTtaaatatgttgctctgctgtaaagcctctgtgccaaggaattgtgttttgcctctgaatatttaaggttgccaataaactattcttgttggcaggttaataagaatataaacactatacagtcctgtgttaatacttaattgtgtttatggacaaaattaaaagactttactagctatctgaaaagtaatactcatttcaagttgttaaaaatgtataactatttcaaactaattACTTGCTTCTtatttgatttggaaaaggactgtaagcgattaggCTGAAAACCAATTCGTATAGCTGTTATATGTTGTCTCACAgttatttataacagcatctttttcaaatactttgatagttgttgttgtacatattttgaaaatatttcattaaatttattaactttaaaaggacaaatgaaaatttatatatacacaaggctgcttaacttgtcaataatgaatgtgggacagtgtctattgaagagttacttatgAGATATGACTGAACCCTAGTAACattcatgacattttaaaaatcaatcgacAAACAACCacaggggggagaaaaatggcttacagaccttttgagaaaatagaagttgatttcactgaattacccaagGTAGGcaggataaaatatttattaataatagTAGATCATTTAACACAATGGGTAGCTTACCCTGTAGCACGAGCTACTGCACAGATGGTGGTAAAAATTTTATTAGAACACCTGATACCCAGATATGGGATAATCCAGTACATTGACTCTGATCAAGGCACACACTTTacatctaaaataataaaattattatgtCAATCATTAGGTATTCAGTGGGAATATCAcaccccatggcatccacaaagctcGGGGAAAGTAGAAAAAATGAATCAAACAATCAAACAGCAACTGACTAAATTGATGATTGAAACACAGATGCCCTGGACAAAATGCTTACCATTTGCACTTTTAAATATAAGAACTAAACCACACAGCGAGACTGGATTATCACCatatgaaatgttatatggcatgccttATTTTCAAGGAATGCCTCTGGGGAATAACATGGTTGAGGATCAAAATATCCAGAAATATATAATTACTAttggaaaaagattaaaagagttAAGAGAAATTGGGGTGATGGCCCAAACACCACCTTTAGGATTTAGAATTCATCAGCTGGAACCAGGAGATAAAGTTCTTATAAAAACATGGAAAGAGGGAAATTTACATCCCCTTCGGGAAGGaccttttcttgttttattaacTACAGAAACGGCCATAAGGACTGCTGAAAAAGGGTGGACGCATGCATCACAAGTGAAAGGTCCAGCGAGGGAGTGGAAAGTCACATCTGAGCCTGGAGAAACTAAGCTAACCATCAGAAGAACATAGAGAAATTTAAACCCAAAAACATAAGCTAAGTTACTGTGAAAATTTCATTGCAGTTACTCCCATGCTGTTTATTTCTAAAAGCTAAGTGTTCTAGGTGTCTTAAATACATAATTTCCCCGATGGGGAGACATTATAATTGTTTAAAGTTTTTGTATATTGTTTAGAGTTCTTATATATTTACTATAAAACCACCACTCCTTAAGATTAAGGAAGAGGGCAAGACCGGATAGGGAACCAGTGGTGCGGCTAATAAGGTCTGCCAAGGGCTGCAACCCCTTCGGGCTGTGACCGCCAACCACTATGGCTCTTACCGGACCTCTTCTACTCCTACTTGGAAATGTTCATTTTAGAGATTCTGTAAAAATCTGTATCTGATGGTTTTACGGACTATaaaaacatgatgaaaaaaaatgttggtatGACTTCCACAAACAGAGACTTGAAAGGATTTATAGATCAGAACCAGAGTCCCACAAAAGGTAATATTTCAATAATCACATTACCAATCAATGTAAATGTTGGACCCCAAATGATCATAAACACATCACAAAGACTGACCAATTCAGGGAGTGTTCTGATTGGGAGTCCATATAACCCGGCTCCAACAACAGTCACCCAGACACATAACAGAAACTTCTGGCTGGGTCCAAGGGGACAGAAAGTGGACTCGAAAATTcataaaatcagatttttcaaaaagtaagaaaaagaaaaaaggagataaaaattagAAAGGTCTGAAAAATTTTTCAATGAAAGTATGTGAAAAAGTTCAACATAAAGGAACAACTTCATACAAGGAAGTCGTTGATGAGCTGGTATCAGAATTCACAAATTCTAACAACCACCTAACTACAGATTCACCAACTTATAATCAGAAAAGTATTAAACGGAGAGTTTACAATGCCCTTAATGTCCTAATAGCAAAAAAcataatttcaaaagaaaagaagaaaatcagatggATTGGCCTTCCTACAAACCCAGTTCAAGAATGTCAGAATCTAGAgatagaaaaacagaaacagattGAAAGGATAAAACAGAAACAAGCCCAACTACAAGAACTGCTGCTACAGCAAATAGCATTAAAAAACTTGATACAAAGAAAtcaaaaaaattatgtttgtggAAAACTTAATAattgttgtttaaaaaattgaTGTTTAATACCTTGTTTTATAGTTATATTGAGGGTACTTGAGGGATTGTTAATAAttctgtaatcgacagggaaccaaattgttccctgacattgtgtaattcgtgttgaattaaaagaagacaataaggcttacataccaaatcgggaagggggaagagacatattgagatttagcagatgccttgtgtaaataacaaggcttgcttaaatggtgcgtaaaggtcacgggaaaaGGGCAACAgttataacttactagataaggagggaaaagacaacggctataatttaccagataaggtgGTTAACTCTGCCAAGgctgtacttctccacatcaaaagacattctacatcaaaagacattctacatcaaaagacactcaaCCTTAAGAAGATTGACTGAATCTGCCCAGTAActaacctgcacgagtgaagaaagaagaagcaagacaaggcggagatttacaagaaaggggtgcatgaactgtatataagaaatgtaattataacataaagttgcgagctgttggtggagcgcggactccccggccgcccagcgctgcttgcttgctattctaaataaatatattgttatATAAAAAATTGGCTCTGACggtttataacaattttggtgaaCCCGACGTGATTAGTTAGGCTGGTGTGCGACCCCAAATCgggagggcgcccccatctttggatggtcctggattggcaggtcctgctccagactcgctctgaccttcacggactcaaattacctgagcgtagcaagcaaggaaagaaagatgagctctcctaacaccctgtaaaatcgtgcacgaagatccaggcggcagagatacgtaagtataaaccgctggttggggtcgggattccttgagtgtgcgagtgtgtgagacgcagaaaactctgcgaagcgagtgcggacctcttctaggtgcggttccaatctcccacgagggacttggccaccgaaggagggaaacgaaaggtattgagagaaagaaggcacctcaggacgatgggacagaaaaagagtgaaGTTTCTGTCtcgggaggggactcacagagaagtaccctcaaaaaggaggagaaccatttacctgatataccagtagatagtcccttgggatcaatgattaaatattgggatgattgaccatcttgtaaagaaaaaaataaggaaaagatgatacattattgtatggaaatatgggggggaaacagataagggctgataaattgtgttggccagtttttgggtcacttgaggattgggtatgtcaagctctgaatgtgtatgtgaaccaaaaagaaccttttagtttagaagaaagtgaatatgccagtctctggataatatccttggctagaagttatatttttgccttaaccaaaaagaaaaagacgaagggacccccacgcgaacaataagacccaactaaccaaccctccccacccccgtatgtcctggctccaaatcccccaccatccccaaatccatcaccccctccatccccacccgtaatatatcctcaattacccactcacccgaccccttctgccccagtagaaacagaggggatgaaaactcggAGTAGGACTTGGAGAGACCAGGAAGCggcacatttattgcccctaagagaagttgccatggggggaaatcagggtggagtgggatttgtatcagtacccataaattctggggacgtccgagaatttaagaaggaaatgggaagtttacttgaggaccctctaggggtctctgaaagactagatcaatttttaggccctagtgtttacacttgggatgaaattcaggctatcttaaggatactcttcacatctgaggaaagggatatgattaggagatcaggaaTGAgatactgggaccaaagacatcaacatgggccccagggggatgtgaaatggcccctacagagaccaaattgggaccatcaagttgcaggagatagacaaaatatgagtgatttaagagacataataattcaggggatacgagaagcggttcccagaggtcaaaatataaataaggccttcaatgagtatcagaCAAAGGATGAAACTCCGACTGACTGGTtagaaaaattaaggaaaagtttgcagttgtattctggaattgaccctgatgcagccgtgggtcaaaccctgctgaaaacacagtttgtggctaaatcgtgggtggacataagaaagaaattggagaagttagaagactggcaggacagagggttggatgagttgttgagagaggctcagaaggtgtatgtacatagagatgaggaaagtcagaagaagcaggccaaaattttagttgcagccgtccgagaaggacagagagttaataaaccagggtccatgaggacagacaacaaaggacccagcaaagaaagaaagccaaatagaccagaaaataaagaagcagaaattgaatgctattattgtgggaagagagggcacttaaagcggaattgtaaaaaaaaaaaaaaacaacaggatgagcagatgtttaaaaatgaataggggggtcaGGGACTCTACTTATTGGGGACTAAAACATCTACAGAGCCCcgagtaaaattgaaattaggtccccaaaaggaggaggtagaatttttagtagatacaggagccgagAGATCCACCGTTCAAAAACTACCCTCCagttgcacccttactaaaaccaccataaatattgtaggtgcaaagggagaaccgtttaaagtatatgaaactcaagctattgaaatagaggctcctcaaaaattttgcgtgggtaaatttctgatgATGCCTGAAGCAGAATATAATCTTTTAggaagggatttaattgttagtttaaAGATTAATTTATCGGTGGAAAATTATAATCTCGTGGTGAAGTTGCACCCcttaaatcccactgatgaagcagagatcaatcctgatgtatggtataaccaagacaatataggaaaattagatattccgcCGATAAAAGTAACcatccaaaacccagagagaccaatacGAGTAAGGCAGTACTCGTTAtccatggaaggaagaaaaggtttaaaacccataatacaaagtttaatacataaaGGAACCTTAGAACcctgtatgtcaccccataatacccccatattacctgtcaaGAAACCTGACGGGTCATTCCGGTTAGTTCAGGATCTACGAGCTGTAAATAGCCGTACAGTCACCCGGTTCCCAGTAGTCGCTAATCCACACACActattgaatcagatctcctcagactacacttggtatagtgtggtggatttaaaggatgccttttgggcctgcccccttgatgaaagcagtagagactattttgcctttgaatgggaggaccctgatacgggtaggaaacagcagttaagatgcacagtgttgccccaggggtttacggagtCACCTAACCGGTTCGGGCAAGCCTTAGAAGCCATATTAGAGCAATTTACCCTACCCCCGGGGATTAggcttttacaatatgtggatgatttattagtGGCAGggactaatgaaaaagaagttagagaaagcacgatacaagttactgaactttttgggggacatcgggcttaaggtttctaaatcaaaacttcagtttgctgaatgagaggtaaaatacttaggccactggctaaATCAGGGAACCAAGAAACTTGATCCTGAtcgggtggaaggaattttaagtttaccacctccaaaaactaagaggCAGGTTCGGCAGCTGTTAGGACTTTTAggctattgtagacaatggattgaaaattatagtagtaaagtaacatttttatatgaaaaattaactcgTGATAAAATTCAAtggacaagtaaagatgaagaacagttgaataaagtaaaagaggatttgataacGGCCCCGGTTTTGAGCTTACCGAATTTAAAGGGgcagttctatttatttgtagaaacagataatcacacAGCATACGGAGTACTAGCACAGGATTGGGCAGGGCAGAAGAAACCGGTAGGgtacttttctaaacttttagaccctgtgagtagagggtggcCTACATGTTTGCAGgctatagtagctgtggctttgATGGTAGAAGAAGCAACTAAGGTGACCTTCgggggaaaattagaagtataTGCTCCCCATAATGTTAGGGAAATTTTGCATCAAAAGGCAGAAAGGTGGCTGACTGATAGTAGActgctaaaatatgaagcaatcttacttcattctcccaatttacaGTTAAAAACTACCTtggcacaaaacccagcccagtttttgtatggacatgtagatgatttactcatacatgattgCCTCAGCTTAATAGAGTATCAAACCAAGATCTgggaggatttagaggaagaggaattaattgaaggagaaaaatggtttgttgatggctcctcacggatggaggagggaaaaaggaaatcaagatatgcaataatagatgggaaaaaggaaacagtactggagtctggccCCCTTAGCCCTAGGTGGTCAGCgcaagcctgtgaattatacgcattattaaaggctttgcaaaggctaaaaggaaaagtaggaaccatatttacagattcaaaatatgcctttggggtagtacatacatttgggaagagcgaggacttatcaatacccagggtaagggtttGATCCATGAAGAATTAATAAGACAAATTCTTACTGCAATCCGAGAACCAGAACAggtagcagtagtgcatgtaaaaggGCACCAAAAAGGACAGGAGTTTTATACTAGAGGGAATAACCGGGccgactatgaagcaaagaaggcagccTCAACTGCCCGAGAGATAGAAGCAATAcccattaaaaccttaactgagcagaaggaaaaggtctttactaaagaggaaatacagaagtttcaggccttagggattgtccagaaggatgataaatggatcctcccAGATGGatgagaaatgttaccaaaagcttatgctaaacatataatttctagactacatcagaccacccattggggaacccaagccctagctgatcaatttttaaaataatatgggtgcataggcatatatgatctgacaaaacacgaggtccaagggtgtttaacttgtcaaaaagtgaacaggtctaactttagagcaaaatcccttggagggagaaaattggcctgcagaccttttgagaggatccaagtagattttacagacttacctaaggtaggaagatatcAATATCTTTTGGTAATATTAGACCAACTCACCCATTGGGTGGAAGCCTATCCCACTGCAAAAGCTACTACCAGAATggtagttaaacatttgctagaagaagtCATTCCTagatttggtatggttatagctatcgATTCGGACCAGGGAACGCATTTTACATCTAAAGTATTAAAGAAAACAGtagaggctctaggaattaagtgggaattccataccccatggcatcAGCAGAGTTCAGGGAGAGTGGAGaggatgaatgggcttattaaggcaCAACTAACGAAGCTAATGATAGAGACCAGGatgtcatgggttaaatgtttaccattagctttattaaacatcaggacaaaGTCCCAGACTAACACGGGGTTATCTCCCTATGAAATGTTATATGGAatgccttattcccatggaatCCCAATACAACACCCCAAAGCTGAGGATGCATCTATCGGTACATACATAACTACCTCAGCGAGGATCATAAGGGACAACCGTCAAAAAGGAATAGTGGAACAGACAGTCCCCCTGGGATTCCCAATCCATAAAATTGAGCCTGGAGACCAAGTATTAATAAAAACGTGGAGAGAGACATCTTTAAACCCCCGttgggaaggtccgtttcttgttctcttaactacagatacagccatcagGACGGCAGAAAAAGGCTGGACCCATGCGACTCGAGTTAAGGGACCAATCCACACATCGCATTGGGAAGTGGTCAACAAGCCGGAAGATCTAAAAGTCACCTTGAGAAGAAAGAACTGATGAATGAACCTGTGATCATTAACTGTGTAAACCCAGGTTGTAATTGTTATctatttgtatgttataagtgtatagtgtgtcagggaaagtggtggaacCATTGctgttacgggtattcccccagagaggtttgtcaggagtgtcacgatcaggaaaGACAATTGACTGACAAGGCCTTATGCCTAGGGGTTTTAGAAGTAAAATTGAGagggattccactgagtggtgggaaatatttataaaaggaatacatcccgaatgatattgttatcattcaaacGAACCTTGCCCTAATGTAgcataataactgacataaattgtagaaaaactATCGTGGGAGTGGGTTGTTACTTGtgggaagtgaaagaaaaaaaaaataataaaaaaaattggagcGCCCACAAAATAAGACAGGTCAAGcggcctaacaagtgctcccctgaggaatacatttgctgccgagaagatggtacacccctgTAGGAtttagggattattccgtgcggggcccggatgatagaacaccaacatgatgattaaagtcgccactttattgagcttaactgatcatttttatacaattctctaagtcaTTTAGAtactttgattggctgctgcatgcaagcatttggtgtccacgcgcacaagcataagcggtgattggttacaacgATACTGtccacgtgcataaacataagataaagttagttatactcattctatacacgcacataaacactgaacataattggctgtgttagttagggcatgcaagacttgtcttagtccaattggtcgagataagcccctgaattgaggttgtttgtgcccagttccctttatcgtggaatgtgcacctgtgtttttctaattgggatctttctttttctatcttcttgtttattctgttcaaggccttctaaaggtgtctggaatggtCTTGCGACCATGAACTACTTTCAGGCCTGATAACTAAATtccataactgaaccctacacaccccattgctcgaagcaaccgagtagaaggaggaggcagaaatgtactgctgtggggactgttaatgacgagctgccttaaatatGGAGCTGgagacccatatagtaagcgctaccaagttgaaaacaccctaacgtttcccactgacccaacctcgctccacaatgacctaaaggatttaaaaattaaggacatgAAAAGGCAaggatcttggggtataaaagagacaccttacgatgatatattaagttgggaaaataatacccacactggtccatggataccaccactgctCCCTAGATGTTGGGATCAAGCTTTAATGCTTAtcctttatgtaattttaggccttagaaatgtaaaattattagttttggtaaggatgggctcagtacaagggaaaaatctccaccagccatacgaatggactttgtcaagatgggaagattctgcaattatccaaaagaaaattactgcagggtccCCCAGTTTT comes from Accipiter gentilis chromosome W, bAccGen1.1, whole genome shotgun sequence and encodes:
- the LOC126035552 gene encoding LOW QUALITY PROTEIN: transcription factor Dp-2-like (The sequence of the model RefSeq protein was modified relative to this genomic sequence to represent the inferred CDS: inserted 2 bases in 1 codon; substituted 1 base at 1 genomic stop codon), with product MIINTSQRLTNSGSVLIGSPYNPAPTTVTQXHITETSGWVQGDRKWTRKFIKSDFSKSKKKKKGDKNXKGLKNFSMKVCEKVQHKGTTSYKEVVDELVSEFTNSNNHLTTDSPTYNQKSIKRRVYNALNVLIAKNIISKEKKKIRWIGLPTNPVQECQNLEIEKQKQIERIKQKQAQLQELLLQQIALKNLIQRNQKNYVCGKLNNCCLKN